A single genomic interval of Xyrauchen texanus isolate HMW12.3.18 chromosome 8, RBS_HiC_50CHRs, whole genome shotgun sequence harbors:
- the LOC127647420 gene encoding gastrula zinc finger protein XlCGF57.1-like has protein sequence MFIKEESEDMAYPEACRIKTEHTDEQTDLMGMKEEHQKPIEVKEESQELNEVKEEHQYQNPHHFITGEKYFSCSQTEAFSQKNSSQNKTQPEDSFTCPQYGKRFTRKESLQKHKMFHTGEKPFTYLQCGNSFTCKGSLNVHILIHTGEKPFTCHQCGKSFRVKGKLKKHMRIHTGDRPYTCLQCGNGYIDKLSLKRHMLFHTGEKPFTCPQCGKSFTQKGKLKKHMRIHTGERPFACLQCGKSYIEKLALKRHMLFHTGEKPFKCLLCGNSFTSVGSLKEHMRIHTGEKPFTCHQCGKSFAHRSGLKDHVRCHTGEKPYTCHQCGRSFTNRGGRYTHMRSHTGEKPFVCSQCGKSFLRKACLGIHMRIHTGERPYACFQCGKCFIQSNALKQHEKLHTREKSKQ, from the exons ATGTttattaaagaggagagtgaagatATGGCTTATCCAGAAGCATGCAGAATTAAAACCGAACACACTGACGAACAAACAG ACTTGATGGGAATGAAAGAGGAACATCAAAAGCCGATAGaagtgaaagaagaaagtcaagaactgaatgaagtgaaGGAGGAACATCAGTATCAGAATCCTCATCATTTCATAActggagaaaaatattttagttgcTCACAGACAGAAGCATTTTCACAGAAGAATTCCTCACAAAATAAAACTCAACCAGAAGATTCCTTCACATGTCCTCAGTATGGAAAGAGATTTACACGAAAAGAAAGTCTTCagaaacataaaatgtttcacactggagaaaagcctttcacgTACCTTCAGTGTGGTAATAGTTTCACATGTAAAGGATCCCTTAATGTGCACATcctaattcacactggagagaaacctttcacatgccatcagtgtggaaagagtttcagagtGAAAGGAAAACTTAAaaagcacatgagaattcacacaggagaTAGACCTTacacatgccttcagtgtggaaatgGTTACATAGACAAATTATCCCTTAAAAGACACATGCtatttcacactggagaaaagcctttcacgtgccctcagtgtggaaagagtttcacacagaaAGGAAAACTTAAaaagcacatgagaattcacactggagagaggccttttGCATGCCTTCAGTGTGGGAAGAGTTACATAGAGAAATTAGCCCTTAAAAGACACATGCtatttcacactggagagaagccttttaaaTGCCTTCTGTGTGGTAATAGTTTCACGTCTGTAGGATCCCTTAAagagcacatgagaattcacactggagagaaacctttcacatgccatcagtgtgggaagagttttgCACACAGATCCGGCCTTAAAGATCATGTAAGGTGtcacaccggagagaagccttacacatgccatcagtgtggaagaAGCTTCACGAATAGAGGAGGCCGATATACTCATATGAGaagtcacactggagagaagccttttgtATGCTctcagtgtgggaagagtttttTGCGTAAAGCATGCCTTGGcattcacatgagaattcacactggagagaggccttaTGCATGCTTtcagtgtggaaagtgtttcattcagtcaaatgccttaaaacaacatgagaaatTGCATACAAGAGAGAAGTCAAAGCAGTGA